In a single window of the Ancylobacter polymorphus genome:
- a CDS encoding DUF2312 domain-containing protein, which translates to MSDIPNDQPLSDAAAGFAKEQLKSFIERIERLEEEKKTIADDIKDVFAEAKGTGFDTKALREILKIRKQDADQRAEHEAIVDLYMQALGMLGES; encoded by the coding sequence ATGTCCGATATTCCGAACGACCAGCCCTTGTCCGATGCCGCCGCCGGCTTCGCCAAGGAGCAGCTGAAATCCTTCATCGAGCGCATCGAGCGGCTTGAGGAAGAGAAGAAGACCATTGCCGACGACATCAAGGATGTCTTCGCCGAAGCCAAGGGTACCGGCTTCGACACCAAGGCGCTGCGGGAAATCCTCAAGATCCGCAAGCAGGACGCCGACCAGCGCGCCGAGCATGAGGCGATCGTCGACCTCTATATGCAGGCGCTGGGGATGCTCGGCGAAAGCTGA